From Candidatus Electrothrix rattekaaiensis, one genomic window encodes:
- a CDS encoding MASE3 domain-containing protein encodes MKADTESVRNHFSPACLVPIAVIFGLYVADVYSHLLFHALAELFSIILVSSIFLFTWNTRRFQENHYFLFLGIAYLFIGSIDFVHTLTYKEGEEILAEISRNSSVQLWIAARYMESISLLLAFFFLHKKINEYLLISVYLLLVALLFQSVFSQSFPVCYVKGEGLTAFAKNSEYLICFFFLLLLFFFSVGQSALTAKLCRARPFLRGAAVLALLAELTAILPSESSSIPLDMTAGIMSKIFSLYCLAKAVFEESLIKPYNTLFGKVKEHEGCLEDKVRERTAALMYSTEQLEKEIIERIKAEKELLWELSVNKELAKVSDALISRAFSMQEITELVFDTAQRLTGCRRGFVSTVDLISGTVTAYPGKGFFTQKAQEGGKGTKDQSTRLLPAKEKGKYPGLWGQALNTRQGFYTDYISPYDQESALPPGLEPRRNSLNVPALIDRIAVGQIALADKPESFTRYDLLAVERLAALFALSIQRKEMEDALSRSELACRSLFDDALDMIHIMDEEKRITSANPVELATLGYSKKEVIGMPLLDLVHPTYKGRTAQVLEQIFTSGKSIKNYETALLSKDGQQIDIEVSAVPQLDRGRVVSVRAIMRNITDRKREEREKKKLEIQLRHSHKMEAVGTLAGGIAHDFNNILGPIFGYTELALDVLPDDDRVSLWLKEVLRASHRARELVRQILTISRRTGQEVQPLRIQLLIKEALKLLRCSIPSNIEIRQSLEPDCEAVLADPTRIHQVVMNLCTNAYYALRETGGVLEVSLKQIVFVQEDVDNKMRLQPGSYLQLTVQDTGAGIPEELMEKIFEPYFTTKAQGEGTGLGLAVVQSIVFDFGGDITVYSEQGQGTAFHVYLPVIQEGGEERVQAEDETLLPRGTERILVVDDDQELVRMNQKILETLGYQVIAYIESSEALAAFQQQTDMVDLVLTDMTMPRMTGDELTRKLLTLRPDLPVIICTGFSELIDEDKARELGARALMMKPLTKRELACAVRQVLDQGWI; translated from the coding sequence ATGAAAGCCGACACAGAAAGCGTGAGGAACCATTTCTCTCCGGCCTGCCTTGTTCCGATTGCTGTTATTTTTGGATTGTACGTGGCGGATGTGTACAGCCACCTCCTTTTTCATGCGCTGGCGGAACTGTTCAGTATCATTCTGGTCAGCAGTATCTTTCTTTTCACCTGGAATACACGCCGTTTTCAGGAAAATCATTATTTCCTCTTTCTCGGTATCGCCTATCTTTTTATCGGCTCAATTGATTTTGTTCATACCCTGACCTATAAGGAAGGCGAAGAGATCCTTGCAGAGATCAGCAGGAATTCTTCTGTTCAGCTCTGGATCGCCGCTCGTTATATGGAAAGCATCTCTTTATTACTCGCCTTTTTTTTTCTTCATAAAAAGATCAATGAATACCTGCTGATCTCGGTGTATTTACTGCTTGTCGCCCTGCTGTTTCAGAGCGTTTTTTCGCAGAGCTTTCCAGTCTGTTATGTCAAGGGAGAAGGGCTGACCGCCTTTGCAAAGAACAGTGAATACCTGATCTGTTTTTTCTTCCTGCTTTTGCTGTTCTTTTTTTCCGTAGGACAAAGTGCGTTGACAGCGAAGCTCTGCAGGGCACGGCCTTTTTTGCGAGGTGCTGCGGTGCTAGCACTCCTGGCCGAGTTAACAGCCATCCTTCCCTCTGAATCGTCCAGTATTCCCCTTGACATGACTGCCGGAATCATGAGCAAAATTTTTTCCTTATACTGTCTTGCCAAGGCAGTTTTTGAAGAAAGTTTGATCAAACCCTATAATACTCTGTTCGGTAAAGTAAAGGAGCATGAAGGGTGTCTGGAAGACAAGGTGCGCGAGAGGACAGCAGCACTCATGTACAGTACAGAGCAGCTCGAAAAAGAAATCATAGAGCGTATCAAAGCGGAAAAAGAGTTGTTATGGGAGCTGTCAGTGAATAAGGAATTGGCTAAGGTCTCTGATGCGTTAATTTCTCGGGCCTTTTCCATGCAGGAGATTACTGAACTGGTGTTTGATACGGCGCAGAGGTTGACCGGATGTCGGCGTGGTTTTGTGAGCACTGTTGATCTGATAAGCGGAACAGTGACTGCTTATCCCGGGAAAGGATTTTTTACACAGAAAGCACAGGAAGGGGGAAAAGGAACGAAAGATCAAAGCACTCGCCTATTGCCTGCCAAGGAAAAAGGTAAATATCCAGGATTATGGGGACAGGCTCTGAATACGCGACAGGGCTTTTACACGGATTATATTTCACCTTATGATCAGGAATCAGCACTTCCTCCGGGACTTGAGCCCAGGAGAAATTCTTTAAATGTTCCGGCATTGATCGACAGGATAGCGGTCGGACAAATCGCCCTTGCAGATAAACCGGAAAGCTTCACCCGCTATGATCTGCTGGCTGTTGAGCGCTTAGCCGCTCTTTTTGCCCTGTCTATTCAACGAAAGGAGATGGAAGATGCCTTGAGCAGGAGTGAGCTTGCATGCCGAAGCCTTTTTGACGATGCACTGGATATGATCCACATTATGGATGAGGAAAAAAGGATCACTAGTGCTAACCCGGTGGAACTCGCAACATTGGGGTACAGCAAAAAGGAGGTTATCGGAATGCCTCTGCTTGATCTCGTTCACCCAACCTATAAGGGGCGAACAGCTCAAGTCTTGGAGCAGATATTTACCAGCGGAAAAAGCATAAAAAATTATGAGACAGCCTTGCTCAGCAAAGACGGGCAACAGATTGATATTGAAGTAAGCGCAGTTCCGCAGCTTGACCGGGGGCGGGTTGTTTCTGTCCGGGCGATTATGCGTAATATCACGGATCGTAAAAGAGAGGAGCGTGAGAAGAAAAAATTGGAGATTCAGCTTCGTCATTCCCATAAAATGGAAGCTGTCGGTACCCTTGCAGGAGGAATAGCCCATGACTTCAATAATATTCTCGGTCCGATATTCGGCTACACAGAGTTAGCCTTGGATGTTTTGCCTGATGATGATCGGGTCAGCCTCTGGTTGAAAGAGGTGCTGCGGGCTAGTCATCGGGCCAGGGAACTCGTCCGCCAAATTTTGACTATCAGCCGGAGAACAGGTCAGGAGGTGCAGCCGCTGAGAATTCAGCTCTTGATTAAAGAGGCATTAAAGCTTCTGCGCTGCTCTATCCCGAGCAATATTGAGATCCGACAGAGCCTTGAGCCTGATTGCGAGGCTGTGCTGGCAGACCCGACCCGCATTCATCAGGTTGTTATGAACCTGTGTACCAACGCCTATTATGCTCTACGGGAGACCGGCGGCGTGCTTGAGGTTTCTTTGAAACAGATTGTTTTCGTTCAGGAGGATGTAGATAATAAGATGCGCTTGCAACCGGGTTCCTATCTGCAACTTACTGTGCAGGATACCGGTGCTGGAATTCCAGAAGAGCTTATGGAAAAGATCTTTGAGCCTTATTTTACGACCAAGGCGCAGGGAGAAGGAACTGGGCTGGGGCTTGCTGTTGTCCAAAGTATAGTTTTCGATTTTGGCGGAGATATTACAGTGTACAGCGAGCAGGGACAGGGGACGGCATTTCATGTTTATCTGCCTGTTATCCAGGAAGGAGGGGAGGAACGTGTGCAGGCTGAGGATGAAACACTGCTACCCAGGGGGACAGAACGGATTCTTGTTGTTGACGATGATCAGGAGCTGGTCCGCATGAACCAAAAGATTTTGGAGACGCTAGGCTATCAGGTCATTGCTTATATAGAGAGCAGTGAGGCCCTTGCTGCCTTTCAACAACAAACCGATATGGTTGATCTTGTTTTAACTGATATGACCATGCCCAGAATGACTGGCGATGAACTGACCCGCAAGCTTCTTACTCTTCGCCCGGATCTTCCTGTGATTATCTGCACCGGCTTTAGTGAGCTGATAGATGAAGATAAGGCACGGGAACTCGGGGCCCGTGCCTTGATGATGAAGCCGTTGACAAAGAGGGAGTTGGCCTGCGCGGTTCGACAGGTACTTGATCAGGGGTGGATTTAA
- a CDS encoding NTP transferase domain-containing protein yields MSTPKNTPTISAVILAAGKGTRMKSDRAKVLHELFFKPMLHHVLDSVAATDIGHLAVIVGHQRERVLASLHEAPTPYQFTPVVQEEQLGTGHAVLCAESACEAADLVMILCGDTPLIHSETLQAMIDRHKESKAVLSLMTTVLDDPFGYGRILTDADGGVVEIIEQKDANEEQRAIQEINAGIYLVDANFLFSALQQVGTDNSQGEVYLTDIVSIARQQGHRVEKFVHTPAIDVLGVNSRVELAQAHHELQMRHNREVMLTGVTMYCPETILISPDCQINQDCVVQAGVQITGASQIGNKVQLASGAVLHNCQVGDKAVIGANSVLRNCSVKKGEQIPPLTSRFS; encoded by the coding sequence ATGAGTACCCCAAAGAATACCCCGACTATCTCCGCTGTCATCCTTGCAGCCGGTAAAGGCACCCGCATGAAATCCGACCGAGCCAAGGTGCTGCACGAGCTTTTTTTCAAGCCCATGCTTCATCATGTCCTGGACAGCGTGGCCGCGACCGATATCGGGCATCTTGCGGTGATTGTCGGCCATCAGCGGGAACGAGTCCTAGCCTCATTGCACGAGGCACCAACTCCGTATCAATTCACGCCGGTGGTGCAGGAGGAGCAGTTGGGAACCGGCCATGCCGTGCTCTGTGCGGAATCTGCTTGCGAAGCTGCCGATCTGGTGATGATTCTCTGCGGTGATACCCCGCTGATCCACTCCGAGACCTTGCAGGCTATGATTGATCGGCATAAGGAGAGCAAGGCTGTGCTCTCCCTGATGACCACGGTCTTGGATGATCCTTTCGGCTATGGTAGAATTCTTACGGATGCAGATGGGGGCGTTGTCGAGATTATTGAGCAGAAAGATGCGAATGAAGAGCAACGGGCCATCCAGGAGATTAATGCGGGGATTTATCTCGTTGATGCGAATTTCCTCTTTTCCGCCTTGCAACAAGTAGGCACGGATAACAGTCAGGGCGAGGTCTATCTGACCGATATAGTCTCTATTGCACGTCAGCAGGGCCACCGGGTGGAGAAATTTGTCCATACACCAGCTATTGATGTGCTCGGCGTGAATTCCAGGGTTGAGTTGGCGCAGGCCCATCATGAGCTGCAAATGCGTCATAATCGGGAGGTTATGCTCACTGGGGTGACTATGTATTGTCCCGAAACCATCCTTATTTCCCCGGATTGCCAGATTAATCAGGATTGCGTTGTGCAGGCTGGCGTGCAGATCACCGGTGCTTCACAGATCGGCAACAAGGTACAGCTTGCTTCAGGAGCAGTCCTGCATAACTGCCAGGTCGGCGATAAGGCTGTAATCGGTGCGAACAGTGTTTTGAGGAATTGCTCGGTGAAAAAAGGAGAGCAGATCCCCCCGTTGACCTCTCGTTTTTCATGA
- the recC gene encoding exodeoxyribonuclease V subunit gamma, giving the protein MVAEYSFIDNHRQEFPLYLFQSNRLENLFDALCATLTEPISNPLAPEVIVVQNPGMARWLSQQIALRTGISAHFSFPLPASFIWHLFEQTLQGLPDLSRFDRNVLLWRVQNELETLLTDPGMAEINVYLAEDTDGRKRFQLAEKISDLFDQYQVYRPAMLLRWEQGGEGHWQARLWRRLTAENRMHRAALLQRFLQAAELGELRTDGLPERVSVFGINSLAPAYLEVIERISEFVDIRIFHLSPCQQAWDDILSERLLALKRQSWRDQGVDDLSAYFTAGNPLLASMGTVGQEFFSLLMGNAPQEMQLYQEPEGDSLLQQIQSDILNLHDRGGQGGGLDQGLDQRFDQSKGALLPDDASIRFHCCHSPMREIQVLHDRLLDLFAGDPSLKPADILVMAPDITAYAPAVAGVFGSAPPARSLPWSIADQASRQEQPIIEGFLNLLELQESRFTAPDVMALLENQAILRRFGLAAEDVVLMRSAILEAGVRWGLDQQQRCEQGLADAQQHTWDFGMDRLLLGYLTGPLDEPWQGIMPCSGTVSSMGSWLGGLTDFIRALQALRRRMKARHLPEQWSKLLLGLLDEFLAKDGAEGNQDGLLILRRTIADFVEHCRLAGFVQELSLPIIRHWFATRLSEPAGTQSFLAGRVTFCNMVPMRSVPFRVIWLLGMNDLDYPRTQRTPAFDLMSQGPRLGDRSRRDDDRYLFLEALLSARAHLAISWVGRDQQDNSSLPPSVVVAELRDYINRGWSVGSEGKAEQSAADLLTVEYPLQPFSRHCFSGNPKTASYASEWLPKPLSSSACSCAFLQGPLPQPEPCRQVDLSRLVRFWNHPVRFFLEQRMGLRSRYEEEVLPEAEAFFLDHLQKYLLSQEIISTQRAEGRKGAGGKEGEEIQPASPLYRMQAAGHLPGGRFGHILYRNMERNTAVLVEALEPLTQERADPEEVSLRVDDILLTGQLSSLYRNGRVTFRPASLKAGDVLKLWIHHLVLLIQSPAAVQPLSVHAALDTTVCFQEVEKPEEELAALIRFFQQGGEEPLHFYPKTSYAWAKARSEAAAWNAARNSWYSGFYRGESDDPAYEIALRAQDPLDQRFVELAELFRPVVAFMRKYE; this is encoded by the coding sequence GTGGTTGCAGAATATTCATTCATTGATAATCATCGACAGGAGTTCCCCTTGTACCTCTTCCAATCCAACCGCCTAGAAAACCTCTTCGACGCCCTCTGCGCAACCCTGACCGAGCCGATCAGCAATCCCCTGGCCCCGGAGGTTATAGTTGTCCAGAATCCGGGCATGGCCCGCTGGCTCTCCCAGCAGATAGCCCTGCGCACCGGCATCTCTGCGCATTTCTCTTTCCCCCTTCCGGCCTCCTTTATCTGGCATCTCTTTGAGCAGACCTTGCAAGGCCTGCCCGATCTGTCCCGCTTTGATCGCAACGTGCTCCTGTGGCGGGTCCAGAACGAGCTGGAAACCTTGCTGACCGATCCTGGTATGGCAGAGATCAATGTCTATCTTGCCGAGGATACTGACGGCAGAAAGCGTTTTCAGCTGGCGGAAAAGATCAGCGATCTCTTTGATCAGTATCAGGTTTACCGGCCTGCGATGCTTCTCCGTTGGGAGCAGGGTGGGGAAGGGCATTGGCAGGCCCGGCTTTGGCGGCGTTTGACTGCGGAGAACAGAATGCATCGGGCGGCCTTGCTGCAACGATTCCTCCAAGCCGCCGAACTCGGGGAACTGCGCACAGATGGCCTGCCGGAGCGGGTCTCGGTCTTCGGTATCAATTCCCTGGCCCCGGCCTATCTTGAGGTGATTGAGCGGATCAGCGAATTTGTTGATATCCGCATTTTTCATCTCAGTCCCTGCCAACAGGCCTGGGATGATATCCTGTCGGAACGGCTGCTGGCCTTGAAGCGGCAGAGCTGGCGGGACCAAGGTGTTGATGATCTCAGTGCTTATTTCACAGCCGGGAATCCGCTCCTGGCCTCGATGGGTACGGTGGGGCAGGAATTTTTCTCGCTGCTCATGGGGAATGCGCCGCAAGAAATGCAACTTTATCAGGAACCGGAAGGGGATTCTCTGCTTCAGCAGATTCAGAGCGATATCCTCAATCTCCATGATCGGGGAGGGCAGGGCGGCGGGTTGGATCAGGGGTTGGACCAGAGGTTCGATCAGAGCAAAGGGGCCTTGCTCCCGGATGACGCCTCAATCCGCTTTCATTGCTGCCATAGCCCCATGCGGGAAATCCAGGTGCTGCATGATCGTTTGCTGGATCTTTTTGCCGGTGACCCGAGTTTGAAACCGGCTGATATCCTGGTCATGGCCCCGGATATTACCGCCTATGCCCCAGCAGTGGCCGGAGTCTTCGGTTCGGCCCCGCCTGCCCGTTCTCTTCCCTGGTCCATTGCTGATCAGGCCAGTCGTCAGGAACAACCGATCATTGAGGGCTTTCTCAATCTGCTGGAATTGCAGGAAAGCCGTTTTACGGCCCCGGATGTCATGGCATTGCTGGAGAATCAGGCTATCCTCCGGCGTTTCGGCCTTGCAGCTGAGGATGTGGTGCTCATGCGCTCCGCTATTTTAGAGGCCGGTGTTCGCTGGGGGCTGGATCAGCAACAGCGTTGCGAACAGGGCCTTGCTGATGCACAGCAGCATACCTGGGATTTCGGGATGGATCGACTCTTGTTGGGCTATCTGACCGGCCCGCTGGATGAACCCTGGCAGGGGATTATGCCCTGTTCTGGCACGGTCAGCAGTATGGGGTCATGGCTCGGCGGCCTGACCGATTTTATTCGTGCTTTGCAGGCACTGCGGCGGAGGATGAAGGCAAGGCATCTTCCTGAACAATGGTCGAAACTTCTTCTCGGCCTGCTTGATGAATTTCTCGCCAAAGACGGAGCAGAGGGAAACCAGGACGGGTTGCTCATCTTGCGGCGGACCATTGCCGATTTTGTCGAGCATTGCCGGTTGGCTGGATTTGTGCAGGAACTCAGCTTGCCGATCATCCGGCATTGGTTTGCAACGAGACTCTCTGAACCGGCAGGTACGCAGTCCTTCCTTGCTGGCCGAGTGACCTTTTGTAATATGGTGCCCATGCGTTCCGTGCCTTTTCGGGTGATCTGGTTGTTGGGCATGAATGATCTGGATTATCCCCGCACCCAACGGACACCGGCCTTTGACCTGATGTCCCAGGGTCCTCGCCTCGGGGATCGGAGTCGCCGCGATGATGATCGTTATCTCTTTCTGGAGGCCCTGCTCTCGGCCCGAGCCCATCTTGCGATTTCCTGGGTCGGACGTGACCAGCAGGATAACTCGTCCCTGCCGCCCTCAGTGGTGGTGGCGGAGTTGCGGGATTATATTAATCGGGGCTGGTCGGTCGGCAGCGAAGGCAAAGCCGAACAATCGGCTGCGGACCTGCTGACTGTGGAATATCCCTTGCAGCCCTTTAGTAGGCATTGTTTTTCCGGGAACCCTAAGACAGCAAGCTATGCCTCGGAATGGTTGCCTAAACCGCTTTCTTCTTCGGCTTGCTCTTGTGCCTTTCTTCAAGGCCCCTTGCCGCAACCTGAGCCTTGCCGACAGGTGGATCTTAGTCGCTTGGTCCGTTTTTGGAATCATCCGGTTCGTTTTTTTCTTGAACAGCGCATGGGGCTACGCAGTCGCTATGAAGAGGAGGTGCTCCCGGAAGCAGAAGCCTTTTTTCTTGATCATCTCCAGAAATATCTGCTGAGCCAGGAGATTATAAGCACGCAACGCGCTGAAGGAAGAAAGGGAGCAGGAGGGAAAGAGGGAGAGGAAATTCAGCCAGCCTCTCCGTTGTATCGGATGCAGGCTGCGGGTCACCTGCCCGGCGGGCGCTTTGGTCATATCCTCTACCGGAATATGGAGCGGAACACCGCTGTCCTTGTTGAGGCCTTGGAGCCTCTGACCCAGGAGCGAGCAGATCCAGAGGAGGTCAGTCTGAGGGTTGATGATATTCTGTTGACCGGTCAGCTGTCTTCTCTGTATCGCAACGGCAGAGTCACCTTTCGCCCGGCGAGCCTCAAGGCTGGCGATGTTCTTAAATTATGGATTCATCATCTTGTTCTCCTTATTCAGTCTCCGGCTGCTGTGCAACCGCTTTCCGTGCATGCGGCCTTGGACACAACAGTCTGTTTTCAGGAGGTGGAGAAACCGGAGGAGGAACTTGCTGCGCTGATCCGTTTTTTTCAGCAGGGAGGAGAAGAACCGCTTCATTTTTATCCGAAAACCAGCTATGCCTGGGCCAAGGCCCGATCAGAGGCAGCAGCCTGGAATGCGGCACGCAACTCCTGGTATTCGGGTTTTTATAGAGGGGAGAGCGATGACCCTGCCTATGAGATTGCTTTGCGGGCCCAGGACCCGTTGGATCAGCGATTTGTGGAGTTGGCTGAGTTGTTTCGGCCTGTGGTTGCGTTTATGCGGAAGTATGAGTGA
- a CDS encoding Rpn family recombination-promoting nuclease/putative transposase: MAKRRLISFDWAMKKLLRSKANFEILEGFLSELLRDDIRILEILESESNKEDTRDKFNRVDLKVKNQKDEIIVIEVQYERELDYLQRILFGTSKVITEHLGEGDSYSEIVKVISVNILYFDLGHGEDYVYHGSTTFKGIHHHDILELSREQQGVYEKKELSQVFPEYYLIKVNSFDDIAKDTLDEWIYFLKNEEIKEEFSAKGLAQAKSTLDVLKLPEQERAEYERYQDNLHYRASMVHSSYHLGIFKGVEQGRAEGEKQKALEIARNLIDVLDDQTIAEKTGLRVEDVARLRQELL; the protein is encoded by the coding sequence ATGGCAAAACGACGATTAATCAGCTTTGATTGGGCCATGAAAAAGCTTCTGCGGAGCAAGGCCAATTTTGAGATCCTGGAAGGCTTTCTCAGCGAGCTGCTCCGGGATGATATCCGTATCCTGGAAATCTTGGAAAGCGAAAGCAATAAGGAAGATACCCGTGACAAGTTTAACCGGGTGGATCTCAAGGTCAAGAATCAGAAGGACGAGATTATTGTTATTGAGGTGCAGTATGAACGGGAACTGGATTATCTCCAGCGTATTTTGTTCGGCACCTCAAAGGTCATCACCGAGCACTTGGGAGAAGGCGATTCGTATTCTGAAATTGTCAAAGTTATTTCCGTGAATATCCTTTATTTTGACTTGGGGCATGGAGAGGATTACGTGTATCATGGATCAACGACGTTCAAGGGTATTCATCATCATGATATTTTGGAACTATCCAGAGAACAGCAAGGGGTTTACGAGAAAAAAGAACTGTCTCAGGTTTTTCCGGAATATTATCTTATTAAGGTCAACAGCTTTGACGATATTGCCAAGGACACTCTGGATGAGTGGATCTATTTCTTGAAGAATGAGGAGATTAAGGAAGAGTTCAGTGCAAAGGGGTTGGCTCAGGCCAAGAGTACGCTGGATGTCCTGAAGCTTCCGGAGCAGGAGAGGGCGGAGTACGAGCGGTATCAGGATAATCTGCATTATCGGGCCAGCATGGTTCATTCATCGTACCATCTTGGTATTTTTAAAGGTGTTGAGCAGGGCAGGGCAGAAGGGGAAAAACAAAAGGCCCTTGAGATTGCCCGGAACCTGATTGATGTGCTGGATGATCAGACAATTGCGGAGAAGACCGGGTTGCGTGTGGAGGATGTTGCGAGGTTGCGGCAGGAGCTTTTGTGA